Genomic segment of Streptosporangium sp. NBC_01755:
CCACCTTCTCCAGGCGGGGGTCCTGGCCCAGGTCGCGCACGTCCGCCTCGATGAAGTCGAAGCGCCCGCCGAAGCCCTCGGCGGCCACGTTCTCCGCGGCGTCGCGGAGGGCGTCGGGCGCGATGTCGATCCCGATGCCCTGGACGTTGGGGTAGCGGCTCGCGATCTGCGCCAGGCGCCCGCCGCTGCCGCACCCGAGGTCCGCGACGGTGCCGAAGTCGAAGTCGAGCGCCTCCATCGCCTCCCAGAAGACCGGATCGAACGAATGCCGGTTGATGTCCTTGCAGGCGTAACCGATGGCCACGGCGTTGCGCCGATAGAAACCACCGACCCTGTTCTCGTTGCGGACGATGCCCGGCATGTTCGCGAACAGCTCGGCGCAGCCGATGGTCAGCCAGTGGAAGAACGCCTTGTCCCGGTAGACCTCGGCGAACGCCGACCCGGCACGCACCGTGTCCGCACCGTCGTCCGCACTGTCGCGGACCACCACACCGGCCGAGCCGAGCGCGGCGAACATGCTCCGCATGGACGGCAGATGCAGGTTGTGCTTCGCACAGAACGCGGGGACGTCGATCACGCCGCGGTCGTTCAGGACGTCGAACGCGCCCACCTCCCACGCGGCGGCGATCGCGAACCCGGCCACGGTGGAGTTGAAGATGTTGGCGGACAGCCCCGTGCCGTCGGAGGACGGGCCGAATCCGGTCGCGTGTGCGGTCATCAAGCTCTCCTTCAAGCGGGCATCGGCGAAGGCGACACGACCGTCGCGTTCAGCGAGCCGGTACAGGCGGGAAAGGTCCCGGCTCGCGGGCCGGGGAGGGGTCACACGATCCGCACGTCCGGGACGTACAGGATCCACTTGCCGCCCGCGTCCCGGAACTCCTGCTCCTTCGCCATGATCTCCTCGGCGTGGTTCCAGGCGAACAGCAGGGCGTAGTCGGGGTAGGGCCGCGAGAAGTCCGCAGGCGTCCGCACCGGGATGTGCGTACCCGGGGTGAGCCGCCCCTGCTTGGTGGGGGTGCTGTCGCAGACGAAGGAGACCAGGTCGGGCCCGATGCCGCAGAGGTTCGTCACGGTCGCGCTCTTCGCCGTGGCACCGTACCCGACCACCGACCTCCCCTCGTCGCGAAGGCGGCGCAGCAGTGACGTGAGGCCCTCGCGGATCTTCAGCACGTTCTCGCCGAACCGGCGCAGCGTGGCCATCTCGCCGAGCCCGCGCGCGTCCTCCTCCGCCAGCAGCCCGGCCACCGCGGCGGACGGCTGCCGCGCCCCGGCGGGAGCCAGCGTGTAGCGGACCTCCCCGCCGTGCACCGGGAGCCGCTCCACGTCCACCAGCTCCAGCCCGTGCGCGGCGGCCATCGCACGAACCGACCGCACGGTGAAGAAGAAGAAGTGCTCGTCGTAGATCTGGTCGAACGAGGTCCGTTCGACGATGTCGGAGAGGTAGGGGTCCTCGAAGACGAACACTCCGGTCGGCGCCAGCAGCGCGGCGACGCCGGACAGGACCGACCCGATGTAGGGGATGTGGCAGAGCGTGTTGGCCGCGTAGACGACGTCGGCGTGCCCCTCCGCGGCGAGGATCTCCTTCGCGGTCGACTCCTCGAAGAACGACTTTCTGACCCTGATCCCCTTCTCGGCGGCGAGGTCGGCCACGCCTCCGGAAGGCTCCACGCCGAGGTGCCGGACGCCGGCCTCCGCGAGCGCCCTGAGCATCACGCCGTCGTTGCATCCCACCTCGACGATGAACGGGTTCTCGCCGGTGAGCTCGGTCGTGAGCAGACGCTTGGCCAGCCCCTCGAAGTGGTCGCGCATGTACGCCGACCCGGAGGAGTAGTACGGGTACTCCTCGTGGAACATGCGGTCCCGCGGCACCTCCTCCATGAGCTGCACCATCGTGCACGCCTCGCAGAGGCCGGTGGCGAGGCGGAAGAAGAACTCCTGGCCGAGGTCGGAGCCGGGGGCGAGGAAGGCGTCGGACAGCGGCTGGCGCCCGAAGTCGAAAAACTCATGAACAGTGCCACCGCACACGCGGCATTGGGATGTGTTCGGCATATGAGCTCCTGACTGACCAAAACCGACGGCGAGTTGAGTGGGCCGAGCGTCAATGGGCGGACTCATCCGCGGTGTCCTCGACCAAGGAACGGGAATCGCTCCGTACAAGTTTCCGCAAGCAATGCTCTTTCGGCAAACACTTCGTTCCCAGAGCACCCTACGGCGATGGTGTTTCGCCTTTCTTGAGCTGGCCGGGAACTGATTTAATTTCCGGGAGCCGGGCCGGTTCGCTGTCCCGCCAGCGGGACGAAGAGGCGGTTCGCCTCGGGGTTTATCTGGTACGGCGGGAGCACCCTGCGGCGCCACCCGGCCGACGGCCGCCTAGCATTTTGCGTTGTTAATTCGCTATCAATGGCGGGCACGGCGCAACCGCGCGACGAATGCGGAGGAGACCGATGATTACTGCCGGGCTCAAGCTGACCAAGAGCGGCGGCCTCGCCCTGATCCGGGATGGCAGGCTCGAGTTCAATATCGAGATCCAGCAGCTGGACAACAACCCACGTTATAGCGGCGTCCAGGACCTGGAAACCCTGCCGAAATTGCTGGCCGACCGGGGATACGACGTGGACGACGTCGACGAATGGGTGGTCGACGGCTGGACGGGCACGAAAAGCGGTCGGGTGCTGGATGTCGAGGTGGCGTCGTACCTGGAGACGGGGTCGGCGCCCGACCCCGCCCTGCCCGGCCACCGGGGCACCGTCCTACTGGGCGGGAAGTCCAGACCATATACCAGCTATCCGCATGTGACGAGCCATATCGCGGCGGCCTACTGCACGAGCCCGTTCGCCCGGCGCGGCGAGCCCGCCATGGTCCTGGTGTGGGACGGCGACGGCTTCCCACGGCTCTACCATGTCGACGAGAGCGGGCGGATCGAGGCCGACGGCGCGCTGTTCCCGCTCATCGGCGACGTGTACGCCATGGCCACCCGGCATTTCGGACCGTTTCCCCGGGAGAGCGGGGAGGGCGAACCCGACCCCCGCGCGGCGGGGAACCTCATGGCGTACATCGCGATGGGCACCGTCAAGGACGAGATCCAGGTGGTGCTCCGCACGCTGTTCCACGAGCACTTCGAGGCGGACACACCTCGGGCGCGGGAGTACCGGCAGGCGGTCGTCGGCTGCGGCGGCACCGCCGAGCCGTCCCACCGATACGTACACGCCTACCTGGGCGAGCTCCGCGAGCGGATGGACCGGCTGGGCGGCGGCGACGCCGACGTACTGGCCGGCCTGCACGACTTCGTGGAGAGGCTCCTCATCGAGCGACTGGTGCCGCGGATGCGGGCGTGGCGGGGAGACGGGCCGTTCAACCTGTGCTTCGCGGGCGGCTGCGCGCTCAACGTCAAGTGGAACTCCGCGCTCCGTGCGGAGCCGGCGATCCGCGAGATGTGGGTGCCGCCCTTCCCCGACGACTCGGGATCGGCGATCGGCGCCGCGGCGGCCCATCTGGGCCGTGTGGACGGCCTGCGCCCACTCGAGTGGGACCTGCGGGCCGGCCCCGTGCCGGTCCGCCACCCGCATCTGCCCGCGGGCTGGTCGGTGTCGCCGTGCCGGCCGGAGGAACTGGCCCGCCTGCTGCACCTCACCGGCAAGCCGGCGATTGTGCTCAGCGGGCGGGCCAAGCTCGGCCCACAGGCGCTGGGGTCGCGCAGCATCCTGGCCCCCGCCGTCGACGCGGGCATGCGCCGGCTGCTGAACGAGGTGAAGCAGCGCGACGGGCACCGGCCGGTCACCCCGATATGCCTGGCCGACCACGCGCGGGACGTGTTCGATCCGGGGACGCCGGACCCGTACATGCTGTTCGAGCACCGCCTCCGCCCTGAGTGGGTGGATCGGATCCCCGCCGTCCAGCACCTGGACGGCACGACCCGGTTGCAGACGGTCGGCGCGGACGACGATCCGACGCTGACCACCATCCTGCGCGAGTACCGCAAGTGGAGCGGGATTCCGGTGCTGTGCGGCACGAGTGCCGGTCTGAGCGGGAGCGGGTTCTTCCCCGACGTCGTCTCCGCGATGCGCTGGGGCCGGATCGACATCATCTGGAGCGACGGCGTCCTGTACCGCCGCGTCCGCAACGGCAGCGAGTGAAGGAGCCGCACACATGACCCGAGAACCGCGCGCGATGGTGATCTCGCTCCAGAAGAGCGGGACCCACCTGATGCAGGAACTCATGCTGGAGCTGGGTTTCAAGATGGTCGGTGTGCCCCGGCCCGCGCCGCACACCGTGCCCGTGTTCGACGAGGAGCAGAGCATGGCCATCGCGGCGCAGGTTCTCTCCAAGCTCGACTACGACGAGTTCGTCGAGCTGCGGGGCACCGAGGCGTTCGCCGAGCGCGCCCAGGAGCTCTGGGGGACGATGGTCTGGCACTGGCAGCGCCAGCTCGGCCAGCGGGTGGTCAACCGGTACGGGCGCACCAGGTACGAGTACGCCGAAGGGCTCGCCACCAACCCGCACCTGTCCTACAGCCGGTTCGCCGACACCCCGCCCGGCCTGTGCTGGATCTTCCACGAGCTGGACATCGAGCGGGTGGACGGCACCTTCCTGAGCGAGTGGGTGGAGACCGCGAGCCCGCCGCTCATCTTCAACTACCGTGACCCGCGTGACGCCGTCGTCTCCATGATCAACTTTCTGGAGGGGCGGACCAGGGAGGGGTACGGCAACTTCTTCGAGGCCGACATCTTCAGCGCGATCCTGGCCGGCAAGCCCACCTGGGAAGAGAAGATCGACTACGCGTTGCGGGACCGGTCGTTCCTCGGCCGGGACCAGTTCGAGAAGGCGCTCTGGCTGCTCAATCACCCGAAGGTCTGCAAGGTGCGGTACGAGGACCTGGTCGGGCCGCAGGGGGGCGGCTCCCGCGAGCGGCAGCTCGACGCGGTGAACCGGGTGCTGCGCCATCTCGGCTCCGACCGGGACGCGGAGGAGGTCGCGGGCCGGGTCTACAACCCCGACTCGTGGAGCTTCTACAAGGGCCGCAGCGGCGGCTGGCAGGAGCGGTTCACCGCGCGCAACCTGGCCAGGTTCAACGAGCAGTTCGGTGACCTGCTGGAGCAGTACGGCTACGAATGAGGCGAAATGCCCCGGCCAGCGGCGGTGCCGGAAGCCGCACCGCCGCCAGGCCCCCGTGCCGCGTCCTAGACTTACCCGGGATGGATGAATTCGCCGTGCCGCCCGCGTCCCGGCGCAGCGTACGCGACTGGCTCGTGGACATCGGCCTGTTCCTCTTCGCGGCGGCCTTCGGAATCGTGGCGGCCGCCGAGCGTCTTCAGATGCCCACCCCGGACGTGTTGCCCTGGGTGTTCCAGCTCGACCAGGTGATCGGCGTGCTGGGCTGTGCCGCGCTGTGGCTGCGGCGGCGCCATCCGGTCGAGCTGGCCCTGACCCTCGTCGTCCTGTCGGCCTTCTCCGAGCTGGTCGCGGGCGCGATGCTGGTGGCACTGTTCACGGTGGCGGTGCACCGGGCGGCGCGGACCACGATCGCCGTCTTCGCGTTGAGCCTGCTCGCCGCGCTGGTCTACGCCGTGATCAGGCAGGAGGTCGGCACGTCGCGCGAGCTGCTGTTCCTGCTGGGGGTCGCGACCCAGGGCTCCGCCACCGGCTGGGGCCTTTTCGTGCACCACCGGCGCCGGCTCCTGCTGTCGCTGCGGGAGAGCGCCGCCAGGGCCGAGGCCGAGGCCCAGCAGCGTGCCCGCGAGGCGATCGCCAGGGAGATCCACGACGTCCTCGGGCACCGGCTGTCCCTGCTGAGCGTGCACGCGGGCGCGCTGGAGTTCCGGCCGGACGCCCCCTCGGAGGACATCGCCCGCGCGGCCAAGGTGATCAGGCAGAGCGCCCATCAGGCGCTGCAGGACCTGCGGGAGGCCATCGGCGTGCTGCGGGCCCCGGTCGGCGAGCTGTCGCAGCCGTCCCTGGCCGACGTCGAGGAGCTCGCCGCCGAGTCCCGGCGGGCCGGGATGCGGGTGAACCTCACCCAGGAGGTTCCCGGGACCGTTCCCGGCCGGAGCGCCGGCACCGCCTACCGGATCGTGCAGGAGGCCCTCACCAACGCCCGCAAGCACGCTCCCGGAGCGGAGGTGTGGGTGCACACCACGGGGACACCCGGCCAGTGGCTCTCGATCGAGGTGCGCAACTCCGCGCCCGTCACCCCTCCCTCGGCCGCCCCCGCTCCCTCCCCCGCGCCCGGCGAGGGCTCAGGGCAGGGGCTGGTCGGGCTGGCCGAACGTGTCGCCCTGATCGGCGGGCGGCTGGAGCACGGGCCCACCGCCGAAGGTGGCTGGCGCCTGTCGTCCTGGCTACCCTGGCCGGTATGACCTCCCAGCAGCCACGGCAGGTCGGCGTGCTCATCGTCGACGACGACCCCCTGGTACGCGCCGGGCTGGTGATGATGCTGGGCGGCGCGCCCGACCTCAACATCGTCGCGGAGGCGGGCGACGGGAGTGAGGCGCTCTCGCTGGCCGCCCGGCATCGCCCCGACGTCGTCCTGATGGACATCCGGATGCCCGTCATGGACGGGCTGACCGCGACCAGGGAGCTCCGCGCCCGCCCCGGCGCCCCGGAGGTCATCGTGATGACCACCTTCGACGCCGACGACCATGTCCTGCGCGCGCTGCGCGCGGGAGCGGCCGGCTACCTGCTCAAGGACACCCCGCCCGCGGAGATCGTGGCCGCGGTGCGCCAGGTCACCCTGGGCAACCCGGTGCTCTCCCCCGCCGTGACGCGGCGCCTCATCGCCCGGGTCGCCGACGACGGCGAGAACGAGCGCCGCACCCGGGCGCGGGAGCGGCTGGCCCGGCTGGCCGGCCGGGAACGCGAGGTGGCGATCGCGGTCGGACAGGGCAGGTCCAACGCCGAGATCGGCGCCATGCTCCACCTCAGCCTGGCCACGGTGAAGACGCACGTGTCCAGCGTCCTCACCAAGTTCGACCTCAACAACCGGGTCCAGATCGCGCTGCTCGTCCACGACGCGGGCCTGCTCGACGACCCGCGGTGACTCAGCCTGCGGCGCGCTTGGACTTCCACCAGGAGGGGTTGTCGGCGTACCAGCGGACGGTCTCCGCCAGGCCGTCCTCGAACGCGGTCAGCGGCCGGTAGCCGAGAGCGCGCAGCTTCGCGTCGTCGAGCGAGTAGCGGCGGTCGTGACCCTTGCGGTCGGTCACCCGCTCGACCATGGTCCAGTCGGCCTCCAGCGCGTCCAGCAGCCGCTGGGTGAGTTCCAGGTTGGTCAGCTCGGCGGTGCCCGCGATGTGGTAGACCTCGCCGGGCTCGCCCTGTTCGGCGACCAGGCGGATGCCCCGGCAGTGGTCGTCGACGTGGATCCAGTCTCGGATGTTGCCGCCGTCGCCGTACAGCGGAACCTTCCCGCCCTCCAGCAGGTTGGTGACGAAGAGCGGGATGACCTTCTCCGGGAACTGGTACGGCCCGTAGTTGTTGCCGCACCGGGTGATCGACACCGGCAGCCCGTGCGTGATCGCGTAGGCGCGGGCGATCATGTCGCCGCCCGCCTTGGCCGCCGCGTACGGCGAGCGTGGGCGGAGCGGGGCGTCCTCGTCCCAGGAGCCCGTCTCGATCGACCCGTACACCTCGTCCGTCGAGACCTGGACGACCCTCGGCGTACCGGCGTCCAGGCAGGCCTGCATCAGCGTCTGGGTGCCGAGCACGTTGGTGCGGACGAACTCGCCGGCCCCCTCGATCGACCGGTCGACGTGCGACTCGGCCGCGAAGTTGATCACGACGTCATGGCCGGGGACCACCCGGCCGAGCAGCTCGGCGTCGCAGATGTCGCCCTGGACGAAGTCGTGCGGCACCCCTTCCAGGTTGGTGGGGTCCGCGGCGTACGTGAGCCGGTCGAGCACGGTGATCCGGGCATCCCGGGTGGTGCGCACGAAATGGGACCCGATGAACCCGGCACCGCCGGTGACGAGGATTCTCATGAGTGAGACACACCTTTCTGTCTGGGTAGAGCGCAGGCGACACGCGCTACCGGGCCAGGCACCATTCCAGCACTGCCATGGCGCTGTGGAGCTTGTTACGCGCCTGTTCGAAGGCGATGCTCGACGGGCCGTCCAGCACCTCGGCGGTCACCTCCTCGCCGCGATGCGCCGGCAGGTCGTGCATGAAGCAGGCGTCCGGGTAACGGGACATGAGGGATACGTCCACCTGAAACGGTGCGAATATCTGCCGCCATCGCAGGTCGGGTTTGCTGGTCCCGGTGGTCTGCCAGCGGGTGGTGTAGACGACGTCGACCTGGGCGGGCAGCGACAGCATGTCGTGGCTCTCGCGGACACTGCCGCCGGATCGCGCGGCCAGCGCGGCCGCCTCCGCGAGCACGTCCGGCGTGAGGCCGTACCCGCGGGGAGTGCGGAACTCCAGCTCGACGCTGGGGAACCTGGAGAGCGCGAAGGCGAGCGCGACCGCGGTGTTGTTGCCCTCACCGACGTAGAGCACGCGCAGACCCTTGAGACGGCCGAACCTGGCCGACATCGTGGTGAGGTCGGCCAGGGCCTGCGTGGGGTGCTCCTCGGCGCTCATCGCGTTGACGACGGCGGGGCAGTGCTCGGCGAACGTCCGCATCTCCCGCTGCGGCCCGGCGGTACGGATGACCAGGCCGTCCAGCATGCCGCCGAGCACCCTCGCGGTGTCCTCCAGCGTCTCACCGGTGTTGAGCTGCAGGTCGCCGGGCCCGTAGGTGATCACCTGCGCGCCGAGTCGCAGCGCGCCGGTGGTGAAGGAGGTCCGGGTACGGGTGGAGGTCTTGCTGAAGTAGACGCCGACGATCCGGCCGCGCAGCGGGGCGTCGTGCGCCTCCGGGGCCGCGGCGAGGTCGACACCGCGCCGGACGATCGACTCGATGTCGTCGTCCTTGAGGTCGCGCAGCGAGATCACATCACGGGAACCGACCATGACTCACTCCTCGGGGTTGTCGATGACCGCGGTCAGAGCGGCCGCCAGGATGGACACCTGCGGTGGGAAGAGTGCCGTCCGGTGGTCGCCGGGGACGCGGTGGACACGCACCCCCGCGGCCTGCCGCCGCCACTGGTCCAGGTAGTCGTCGAACGACCGGCCGAGAATGGTCTGGTAGCCGCCCGCGGCGAGCTCCTCGCAAACGATCAGGTCGACCGTGCCCGGATAGGCGGCGAAACGGTAGCGGGAGCGGGCCTCCAGCATCTCCCGCCAGGAGCGCAGCCAGTGCGTCCAGCCCTCGCCGAGGTCGAGGTCCGCACCGTCGACCAGCAGGTCGCCGTCGTCGATCACCTCGCGCAGCACGCCCATGATCTCGGCGCGCGCCTCCTCGCCGCCCGCACCGTCCCGAAGGTCCGCGAGAAGCCCCTCGGCCCGGCGCAGCACCTCCAGGTTGGCCAGGAGCGGGTTGACCCCGGCCGAGGCGTATTCGAACGGGTCGATCAGGATCAGCCGGGGCCGTTCACCGATCTCGTGGAGCCGGCGGGCCATCTCCCAGGCGATACCGCTGGAGGCGCACCAGCCGAGGATGTGGTACGGGCCCTGTGGCCGTGCCGCCCGCAGTTCCGCCAGGTAGGTGGCCGCGATCTCCGGCACGCTCGTGGCGTGACCGTGGTCGCCGTGCAATCCGGGCCACTCGAAGGCCGCCAGGGGTCGTTCCGGCGCGTACACGTCGGCGAGATGCCGGTACCAGTGGGCGCTCCCGCCACCGGGGTGGACGCAGAACAGCGGCGTGCCCTCGCCCCGGTCGTTGAGCCAGAGCAGCACCGACGGCCTCTCCCGCTCCGTCGCGGCGGCGGCCGCCAGACCGCGTACCGTGCGGTGTTCCAGGAAGTCGCGGAAGGTCACCTCGACGCGGTGCTCCCTGGCCAGCCGGGCGACGATCCGGAGCATGAGGAGCGAGTGGCCGCCCAGCTTGAAGTAGTCGTCGTCGCGGCCCACCCGCTCGACGCCCAGCGCGTCGGCCCACACCTCGGCGATCGCCGTCTCGACCGGGCCGTCCGGCGGCTCGTACCGCGTGGTCACCTTCGGCCGGTCGGAACCGGGCACGGGCAGCGCGGCCCGGTCGACCTTGCCGTTGGCCAGGCGGGGGAAGGACCCCAGGACCACGAAGTGGGTCGGCACCATGTACCCGGGCAGCACCCGGTCGGCGTGGCGGCGCACCTCCTCGACGGCGGCGCCGTCGCGGAGGATCAGGTAGGCGGCGAGCCGCCGATCGCCCTGCGGCCCGGGGACCGGGTGCACCACCACGGCCCGGACGTCCGGGTGGCCGGCGAGGATGTTCTCCACCTCGCCGGGCTCGACCCGGAACCCGCGGATCTTGAGCTGGTGGTCGCGCCGGCCGAGGATCTCGATCCGGCCGCCGCGGTCGCGCCTGCCGATGTCGCCGGTGGCGTACATCCTGCCGCCCGGCTCGGCGGCGAACGGGTCGGGCAGGAACACGTCCGCGGTGGTGGCGGGCCTGCCGAGATAACCTCGGGCCAGCCCGTCGCCACCGACGAAGATCTCTCCGGCCACCCCGTCGAGCACCGGTTCCAGGTCCCGGTCGAGCAGGTACACGGTGGTGTCGGCGGCCGGCACCCAGACGGGCTCGTCATCGGTCATCCGGGTACCGAAGGCGAAGACGGTCGCCTCGCTCGGGCCGTACATGTCCCAGACCTGGGCATCGGTGGCGCGCAGCCGGGTCATCAGGTCGGCGCTCATCGCCTCGCCCCCGGACAGCAGCCGGAATCCGGCGTGCGGGGACCAGCCCGACTCGGTCAGCATCCGCCAGGTGGTGGGCGAGGCCTGCAGGAACCTGGCGCCGCTGCCGCGCAGCAGCCCGGCGAGCGAGACCGGGTCCCGGCCGAGGTCCTCACCGGCCAGAACCAGGTGGCCGCCGTTGGCGAGGGTGGTGAAGACGGCGAGCTGGCACACGTCGGTCACCATCGGCACGACCGCGGCCGCCACGTCGTGGACGGCCAGGCCGAGGTTCCGCCACATCGACCAGACCCGGTCGGCGAGCGCGCCGTGCCGGACCATCACCCCCTTGGGGCGGCCGGTCGACCCGGAGGTGTACACGACGTAGACCAGCTCCTCCGGATCAGGCCGGTGCGGCTCGGCGACCGGCTCGGCGTGATCGATCCGGCCGGGAGTGACCACGACGGCCCCGGCGATCTCGGTGCCGCTCACCACGACCCGCGGCCCGGCGTCGCGCACCAGCGCGGCGATCCGGTCGGCCGGGTGCCCGGGGTCGACGGGGACGTACGCCGCGCCCACGGCGAGGACACCGAGCACGGCCGCCACCAGGTCGGGTTCCCTGGGCAGGCACACCCCGACCAGGTCCCCGGCGCGCACGCCCGCCTCCCGCAGGCCGGCCGCCCAGCGCCAGGCACGGTCGCGCAGTTCCCGGTAGGTCAGCGTGGCACCCGCCGCCTCGACCGCCACCGCGTCGGGGATCCGCGCGGCCTGCTCGGCGAAGAGCTCGTGGACACCCCGGCGCGGCCGGGGCGCCCGGGTCCGGTCCACCCCGCCGGTCAGCAGCCGTTCCCGCTCGCGCGCCGGGAGCAGTGACACACCGGCGTCGCCGTCGAGGTCGGCGATCATCAGGGTCAGCGCCCGCCGGTACATCCGGGCGAGCAGCTCGGCGTACGGGCGCCC
This window contains:
- a CDS encoding class I SAM-dependent methyltransferase is translated as MTAHATGFGPSSDGTGLSANIFNSTVAGFAIAAAWEVGAFDVLNDRGVIDVPAFCAKHNLHLPSMRSMFAALGSAGVVVRDSADDGADTVRAGSAFAEVYRDKAFFHWLTIGCAELFANMPGIVRNENRVGGFYRRNAVAIGYACKDINRHSFDPVFWEAMEALDFDFGTVADLGCGSGGRLAQIASRYPNVQGIGIDIAPDALRDAAENVAAEGFGGRFDFIEADVRDLGQDPRLEKVEVLTCFMMGHDFWPRERCVASLRRLREAFPNVRRFLLGDTARTTGIPDRDKPVFTLAFETAHDLMGVYLPTLAEWEGVFEESGWKFLNARVVRVPADSVVYELA
- a CDS encoding class I SAM-dependent methyltransferase; translation: MPNTSQCRVCGGTVHEFFDFGRQPLSDAFLAPGSDLGQEFFFRLATGLCEACTMVQLMEEVPRDRMFHEEYPYYSSGSAYMRDHFEGLAKRLLTTELTGENPFIVEVGCNDGVMLRALAEAGVRHLGVEPSGGVADLAAEKGIRVRKSFFEESTAKEILAAEGHADVVYAANTLCHIPYIGSVLSGVAALLAPTGVFVFEDPYLSDIVERTSFDQIYDEHFFFFTVRSVRAMAAAHGLELVDVERLPVHGGEVRYTLAPAGARQPSAAVAGLLAEEDARGLGEMATLRRFGENVLKIREGLTSLLRRLRDEGRSVVGYGATAKSATVTNLCGIGPDLVSFVCDSTPTKQGRLTPGTHIPVRTPADFSRPYPDYALLFAWNHAEEIMAKEQEFRDAGGKWILYVPDVRIV
- a CDS encoding carbamoyltransferase N-terminal domain-containing protein; amino-acid sequence: MITAGLKLTKSGGLALIRDGRLEFNIEIQQLDNNPRYSGVQDLETLPKLLADRGYDVDDVDEWVVDGWTGTKSGRVLDVEVASYLETGSAPDPALPGHRGTVLLGGKSRPYTSYPHVTSHIAAAYCTSPFARRGEPAMVLVWDGDGFPRLYHVDESGRIEADGALFPLIGDVYAMATRHFGPFPRESGEGEPDPRAAGNLMAYIAMGTVKDEIQVVLRTLFHEHFEADTPRAREYRQAVVGCGGTAEPSHRYVHAYLGELRERMDRLGGGDADVLAGLHDFVERLLIERLVPRMRAWRGDGPFNLCFAGGCALNVKWNSALRAEPAIREMWVPPFPDDSGSAIGAAAAHLGRVDGLRPLEWDLRAGPVPVRHPHLPAGWSVSPCRPEELARLLHLTGKPAIVLSGRAKLGPQALGSRSILAPAVDAGMRRLLNEVKQRDGHRPVTPICLADHARDVFDPGTPDPYMLFEHRLRPEWVDRIPAVQHLDGTTRLQTVGADDDPTLTTILREYRKWSGIPVLCGTSAGLSGSGFFPDVVSAMRWGRIDIIWSDGVLYRRVRNGSE
- a CDS encoding sensor histidine kinase produces the protein MDEFAVPPASRRSVRDWLVDIGLFLFAAAFGIVAAAERLQMPTPDVLPWVFQLDQVIGVLGCAALWLRRRHPVELALTLVVLSAFSELVAGAMLVALFTVAVHRAARTTIAVFALSLLAALVYAVIRQEVGTSRELLFLLGVATQGSATGWGLFVHHRRRLLLSLRESAARAEAEAQQRAREAIAREIHDVLGHRLSLLSVHAGALEFRPDAPSEDIARAAKVIRQSAHQALQDLREAIGVLRAPVGELSQPSLADVEELAAESRRAGMRVNLTQEVPGTVPGRSAGTAYRIVQEALTNARKHAPGAEVWVHTTGTPGQWLSIEVRNSAPVTPPSAAPAPSPAPGEGSGQGLVGLAERVALIGGRLEHGPTAEGGWRLSSWLPWPV
- a CDS encoding response regulator transcription factor; amino-acid sequence: MTSQQPRQVGVLIVDDDPLVRAGLVMMLGGAPDLNIVAEAGDGSEALSLAARHRPDVVLMDIRMPVMDGLTATRELRARPGAPEVIVMTTFDADDHVLRALRAGAAGYLLKDTPPAEIVAAVRQVTLGNPVLSPAVTRRLIARVADDGENERRTRARERLARLAGREREVAIAVGQGRSNAEIGAMLHLSLATVKTHVSSVLTKFDLNNRVQIALLVHDAGLLDDPR
- the rfbB gene encoding dTDP-glucose 4,6-dehydratase, which produces MRILVTGGAGFIGSHFVRTTRDARITVLDRLTYAADPTNLEGVPHDFVQGDICDAELLGRVVPGHDVVINFAAESHVDRSIEGAGEFVRTNVLGTQTLMQACLDAGTPRVVQVSTDEVYGSIETGSWDEDAPLRPRSPYAAAKAGGDMIARAYAITHGLPVSITRCGNNYGPYQFPEKVIPLFVTNLLEGGKVPLYGDGGNIRDWIHVDDHCRGIRLVAEQGEPGEVYHIAGTAELTNLELTQRLLDALEADWTMVERVTDRKGHDRRYSLDDAKLRALGYRPLTAFEDGLAETVRWYADNPSWWKSKRAAG
- a CDS encoding ornithine carbamoyltransferase, yielding MVGSRDVISLRDLKDDDIESIVRRGVDLAAAPEAHDAPLRGRIVGVYFSKTSTRTRTSFTTGALRLGAQVITYGPGDLQLNTGETLEDTARVLGGMLDGLVIRTAGPQREMRTFAEHCPAVVNAMSAEEHPTQALADLTTMSARFGRLKGLRVLYVGEGNNTAVALAFALSRFPSVELEFRTPRGYGLTPDVLAEAAALAARSGGSVRESHDMLSLPAQVDVVYTTRWQTTGTSKPDLRWRQIFAPFQVDVSLMSRYPDACFMHDLPAHRGEEVTAEVLDGPSSIAFEQARNKLHSAMAVLEWCLAR